The nucleotide window TGCCTGATCATCAGTTCTGGTTTCAGGGCAGCACCGAGACGTTGTCTGCGTTCCATTCCAACTTCCTGAATGATTACGAGCTGCGTGTTGAACCTGAGGCGCTCAAGGCGATCGCTTTGGTGATCGAGCATTCACAGGCCATCGACGAGGCCATCGCCCAGCGGCCGGTAACCCTGGTTCACGCGGATCTGCGGGTTGAAAATGTGTTGTTTGCTGGCAACACCTCGCAGCGTGATGTTGTTGTCCTCGACTGGGGCACTCCGACACGCTCGATGGCTGCGATGGATCTCGCTTACCTGATCGGCGGGAGCGTACCGATGCCCGCCCGACGAGGACGGCTGCGTGATCTCTGCGCCCTCTGGCATCAGAGCCTGACGACTCATGGCGTGAAGGATTACACACTCAGCGATGCCTGGGCTGACGTGCAACTCGCGTCTTTGCGTTGCTTGAGTTCCGTTCTTTTGCTGCACAACTGGCAGTTGGATCCCAACATCGGCTCCCGGGCCATTTTGCTGAACGATGAATGGATTGAGCGATGCTGCGCCCTCGTTCTGGAGCTAGAGGCGATCGAGGTGCTGGAGTCGCTCGGCTGAGTGGCCCCGCCCTGTGGTCACCCTCGTGCCACCGGAGTGTGCTGCTCAAGCAAAATCAGGTTTCGCTTCAAACCACACGTCGATTTCAGTATTCGGCAACACCGCTCCCTCTGGGAAAGGGTCTCTGCTGTGAAACTCAAGATAACCAGGGGTCTCAAGGAACGATGCGAAAAAGACATTCACGAACGAGCCATCATCGAGGGCAAATTGAAACCCATGTCCTGAAAGCTGCGCCTCAGGTTGTGGATTGTTGCCATCGCTCACTCGGATTAGATTATCTCCTTCAAAGGGTGAATTTCCGGGAATTGATTCACCTGCAGGGAATAATCCTGTGATGGTGTCATGATTGTATTGACCGCTAATCGACACGATTTCAAACCAGCCATCTCCATCCAGGTCGTCGTTCGTTGTGAAGGTGCCTTCGGCGCGAATCTCTCCGAATTCAGTCTCACCCTCTGAGCGATACTCCCACTCCCATTGAACGAAGCTGGCGTGCGATTTTAATGGACATTTGATCGATCTTGACTGTGCTTCTTTGCCGAATGATCGGTGTTGGATTCCGCTTTGTTGCTGGTTTTTTAGCTGACCATTCAGGACGCCATCTAGGAGTTCGTGAAGGACGTTATGGGAATCATCAAACGTCTGCATGGCAGACGGTTTTTTTATGCTGGCGAAGGGCAGGGGCCTATGGGCAAGGGCCTGCAGCCGATTGA belongs to Synechococcus sp. WH 7805 and includes:
- a CDS encoding phosphotransferase, with the translated sequence MPVLPSGVSIDSDWLSAQLNLGVDALEIEPLGVPQGFTSNTMRLRPRGPSDALPDALILKIDSDDPHCREIALHLNCFRREVGFYRAFAPQLASLVPHAYATGNGFSDAGRWLLLEDLSMMAVGNQVRGVNAKACSQVLDAIAGVHAQFWNSSTLLNHDWLPDHQFWFQGSTETLSAFHSNFLNDYELRVEPEALKAIALVIEHSQAIDEAIAQRPVTLVHADLRVENVLFAGNTSQRDVVVLDWGTPTRSMAAMDLAYLIGGSVPMPARRGRLRDLCALWHQSLTTHGVKDYTLSDAWADVQLASLRCLSSVLLLHNWQLDPNIGSRAILLNDEWIERCCALVLELEAIEVLESLG